From a single Candidatus Brevundimonas phytovorans genomic region:
- a CDS encoding NAD kinase: MNTPAPLALTFVASDRPEAEAARLRLTERYGSVPVAEADVIVALGGDGFMLETLHNNLQLRTPVYGMNRGSVGFLMNDYDEDDLLARLAEADRTVIHPLQMDAWVESGEVHSGLAINEVSLLRQTRQTAKLRVSINDKVRLEELSCDGCMVATPAGSTAYNLSAHGPIIPLDAPSLALTPISAFRPRRWRGALLSHTARVRFEVLEPDKRPVSATADNFEVRRVTRVEVRERRDISLTMLFDAGRSFEERVMAEQFAS, encoded by the coding sequence GTGAACACGCCCGCCCCCCTCGCCCTGACTTTTGTCGCCAGCGACCGCCCCGAAGCCGAGGCGGCCCGGCTGCGCCTGACTGAACGCTATGGCTCGGTCCCCGTGGCTGAAGCCGACGTCATCGTGGCCTTGGGCGGCGACGGCTTCATGCTGGAGACGCTGCACAACAACCTCCAGCTCCGCACGCCGGTTTACGGCATGAACCGGGGCTCGGTCGGCTTCCTGATGAACGACTATGACGAGGACGACCTGCTGGCCCGCCTGGCCGAGGCCGACCGCACGGTCATCCACCCGCTGCAGATGGACGCCTGGGTCGAGAGCGGCGAGGTTCACAGCGGCCTGGCCATCAACGAGGTCTCCCTGCTGCGCCAGACACGCCAGACCGCCAAGCTGCGCGTCAGCATCAACGACAAGGTCCGGCTGGAAGAACTCAGCTGCGACGGCTGCATGGTGGCCACGCCCGCCGGCTCGACCGCTTACAACCTGTCGGCGCACGGCCCGATCATCCCCCTCGACGCCCCCAGCCTGGCCCTGACGCCGATCAGCGCCTTTCGGCCCCGGCGCTGGCGCGGGGCCCTGCTGTCGCACACCGCGCGCGTCCGTTTCGAGGTGCTGGAGCCCGACAAACGCCCCGTCAGCGCCACCGCCGACAATTTCGAGGTCCGCCGCGTCACCCGCGTCGAAGTGCGCGAACGCCGCGACATCAGCCTGACCATGTTGTTCGACGCCGGACGCTCGTTTGAAGAACGCGTCATGGCCGAGCAATTCGCCAGCTGA
- a CDS encoding Hpt domain-containing protein, whose translation MSNPPQVIRPPNPLRAKVGGFGGIDANAIAKAEAALKAMSAQFGQWLQDEIVKLDQAQADIRAKGYTPETAEALYFRAHDLKGLGATYQYPLVTRIAGSLCRMMDDADKRMQAPVAILDAHIDAIRAVVRDEIQTDEHPVGRELAETLEARVAEHLA comes from the coding sequence GTGAGCAACCCTCCCCAGGTCATTCGCCCACCCAATCCCCTGCGCGCCAAGGTCGGCGGCTTCGGCGGCATCGACGCCAACGCCATCGCCAAGGCCGAAGCCGCCCTCAAGGCCATGTCGGCCCAGTTCGGCCAATGGCTGCAGGATGAAATCGTCAAGCTGGATCAGGCCCAGGCCGACATCCGCGCCAAGGGCTACACCCCCGAAACGGCAGAGGCGCTGTATTTCCGCGCCCATGACCTGAAGGGCCTGGGTGCCACCTACCAGTATCCGCTGGTCACGCGAATCGCTGGCTCCCTGTGCCGGATGATGGACGACGCCGACAAGCGGATGCAGGCGCCTGTCGCCATCCTCGACGCCCATATCGACGCCATCCGCGCCGTGGTCCGCGACGAAATCCAGACCGACGAACACCCCGTCGGCCGCGAACTGGCCGAAACCCTGGAAGCCCGCGTCGCCGAACACCTGGCCTGA
- a CDS encoding FeoA family protein, translated as MTDTIKLSQARRGDRGVIVQVGTHCHHQDHEIELERRLLELGFVEGARVELLHEGLFGRDPIAIRVDDMRVALRRQEAASLTILLDGEAV; from the coding sequence ATGACCGACACCATCAAACTCAGCCAGGCCCGTCGCGGCGACCGCGGCGTCATCGTTCAGGTCGGCACGCATTGTCACCATCAGGATCACGAGATCGAGCTGGAGCGGCGCTTGCTGGAGCTGGGCTTCGTCGAGGGCGCGCGCGTCGAACTGCTGCACGAGGGTCTGTTTGGTCGCGATCCCATCGCCATCAGGGTGGATGACATGCGCGTGGCCCTGCGTCGGCAGGAGGCGGCCAGTCTGACCATTCTTCTGGACGGGGAGGCTGTCTGA
- a CDS encoding efflux RND transporter periplasmic adaptor subunit — MFKRHFFIIVAACLVGLMVLAAVLKITLADDNKGGPGGPGGRGGPGGGRGQAVAEAVAAPREFADQIRVLGVARSKRSVNITSNTTELITRVMFTDGQRVAAGTPLVELQAREEDADLIQARAQLAQAQREYDRYKILAERGVAPRVTAETAETALQTARAAVAASEARRGDRVLRAPFAGVLGLTTVTPGTLISPGSVITTLDDTSAIRVDFPLPERYLGVLQVGTPLTATADAYADQTVEGRIALLDTRVNEQTRAVIARAEFANPGNRIRPGMMMRVAVQQGRRQSLAVPEAAVQYEGQGAFVYRIARGEKGTTAQRVEVQTGAVEGGFVEILSGLDNNDRVVASGLNRIQPGAPVTVGGGAQKGGARAPQAARK; from the coding sequence GTGTTTAAACGCCATTTTTTCATTATCGTGGCGGCGTGTCTGGTGGGGCTCATGGTCCTGGCGGCGGTGCTGAAGATCACCCTGGCTGACGACAACAAGGGCGGTCCCGGCGGTCCAGGCGGTCGCGGCGGTCCCGGCGGCGGACGTGGTCAGGCGGTGGCCGAGGCGGTCGCTGCGCCGCGTGAGTTCGCCGACCAGATCCGGGTTCTGGGCGTGGCGCGCAGCAAGCGCTCGGTCAACATCACCTCCAACACCACCGAGCTGATCACGCGCGTCATGTTCACCGACGGCCAGCGGGTCGCGGCGGGCACGCCCCTGGTCGAGCTTCAGGCGCGCGAGGAAGACGCCGATCTGATTCAGGCGCGGGCGCAACTGGCCCAGGCCCAGCGGGAATATGACCGCTACAAGATTCTGGCTGAGCGCGGCGTGGCCCCGCGCGTCACCGCCGAAACGGCCGAAACCGCCTTGCAGACCGCCCGTGCCGCCGTGGCGGCCTCCGAAGCTCGTCGCGGTGACCGCGTGCTGCGCGCGCCCTTCGCCGGGGTGCTGGGTCTGACGACGGTGACGCCGGGGACGCTGATCTCGCCCGGATCGGTCATCACCACCCTGGACGACACCAGCGCCATTCGCGTCGATTTCCCTCTGCCGGAACGCTATCTGGGAGTGCTTCAGGTCGGGACGCCGCTGACGGCGACGGCGGACGCATATGCCGACCAGACGGTCGAGGGGCGCATCGCCCTGCTGGACACGCGCGTCAACGAACAGACGCGCGCCGTCATCGCCCGCGCCGAATTCGCCAACCCCGGAAACCGCATCCGTCCCGGCATGATGATGCGCGTCGCCGTGCAGCAGGGTCGTCGACAAAGCCTGGCGGTGCCTGAGGCCGCGGTCCAGTATGAAGGGCAGGGCGCCTTCGTCTATCGCATCGCCCGCGGCGAGAAGGGCACGACCGCCCAGCGCGTCGAGGTGCAGACCGGCGCCGTCGAGGGCGGTTTCGTCGAAATCCTGTCGGGGCTGGACAATAACGACCGCGTGGTCGCCTCGGGCCTGAACCGCATCCAGCCCGGTGCGCCGGTCACGGTGGGCGGCGGCGCGCAAAAGGGCGGCGCCCGCGCGCCTCAGGCGGCCCGCAAATGA
- a CDS encoding efflux RND transporter permease subunit gives MLSDVSVRRPVFAAVGAIVLCVIGLAAFFFLPVRELPDVDPPVVSVSTSYAGASAEVIESRITEPIEQQIAGIQGVERINSTSRDGRSNVNIEFSLDRNIDDAANDVRDRVSRVQGRLPDQADPPEVAKADSDSQPIMIMFLRSTTMNRLELTDYADRYLVDRFATVPGVAQVNIFGEQRYAMRIWLDAAAMAARGLTVNDVETALSNQNVELPAGSLESTQKDYTVRVARTYARPADFAQLPIGTRGSASTATGAQASGTLAAASTSMTNGVTGALQGNAAYVTRLGDIARIEEAPAEARRLFRGNGVDQIGLAVTRQAQSNDLAISEGARALMEQVKPTLPPGTTLEVGSDNSVFTSHAIDEVWITIGISMALVALVNFVFLGSLRAAIIPSVVAPICLLATFIVLAPLGFSLNLLTLLALVLAIGLVVDDAIVVVENIQRRLDHGEPPLIAAERGARQVFFAVVATTVVLLSVFAPLLFLPGYVGRLFVELAAAIAAAVAFSAFLALSLSPMLASKILKPAQSGGWVARRVDRAMDALKHSYANSLNALLGRRAAVGGVIGLIVLVAAGAAGIFMVLPNELVPNEDRGRVQIRVQGPEGAGFDYTRKIMLGLEPILAEYRENGEAANYLISSPGFGGGSYNSGNGVLNLSDWSERKRSADEIAQELNGKLRSQTDAQVNASTPGAFQRGGGNSNSVEMIVTGAEYGPLYNWLQPILAAAQENPGLSRPRLNYEPNAPRLLVDVDPQKAAALGVSSQQIGRALETMFGSRRATTYIKGGQEYDVILQTDRDNRRGVGDLEALYVSTGAGQLVPLSAVVTTQTSGDTPDRRRLDRQRAITLQADLNPGTTIDDAVAFLNAEVAKQPQGLATVRWGGAARDQQEAGSAVGWAFGLALLLVFLVLAAQFESWITPAVIMLTVPLAAAGGLFGLLMAGSSLNIYSQIGLIILIGVAAKNGILIVEFANQLRDQGRTIREAIIESSSLRLRPIIMTSIATAFGALPLMLWQGAGAGSRQTIGVVIFTGAMFATMLTLFVVPVIYGVLARFTKSPEYTARKIEEWEAQEIADGKTPDMTPG, from the coding sequence ATGCTGTCCGATGTTTCGGTCCGCCGCCCCGTCTTTGCGGCGGTGGGGGCCATCGTCCTGTGCGTCATCGGCCTGGCGGCCTTCTTCTTCCTGCCGGTGCGCGAACTGCCGGACGTCGATCCGCCGGTGGTCTCGGTCAGCACCAGCTACGCCGGGGCCTCGGCCGAGGTCATCGAAAGCCGGATCACTGAGCCGATCGAGCAGCAGATCGCCGGCATTCAGGGCGTCGAACGCATCAACTCGACCAGCCGCGACGGCCGCTCCAATGTGAACATCGAGTTCTCGCTGGACCGCAATATCGACGACGCCGCCAACGACGTGCGCGACCGCGTTTCGCGCGTGCAGGGGCGTCTGCCGGATCAGGCCGACCCGCCGGAAGTGGCCAAGGCCGACTCCGACAGCCAGCCCATCATGATCATGTTCCTGCGTTCCACGACGATGAACCGTCTGGAGCTGACGGACTATGCCGACCGCTATCTGGTGGACCGTTTCGCCACCGTGCCGGGCGTGGCCCAGGTCAACATCTTTGGCGAGCAGCGCTACGCCATGCGTATCTGGCTGGACGCCGCCGCCATGGCCGCGCGCGGTCTGACCGTCAACGACGTCGAGACGGCGCTGAGCAACCAGAACGTCGAACTGCCCGCCGGTTCGCTGGAATCGACGCAGAAAGACTATACGGTCCGCGTGGCCCGCACCTATGCGCGGCCTGCCGACTTCGCGCAGTTGCCGATCGGCACACGCGGTTCGGCCTCGACCGCGACCGGCGCGCAGGCGTCCGGCACCCTGGCCGCCGCATCCACCTCCATGACCAATGGCGTGACCGGCGCCCTGCAGGGCAACGCCGCCTATGTGACGCGGCTGGGCGACATCGCCCGGATCGAGGAGGCGCCCGCCGAGGCGCGCCGCCTGTTCCGCGGCAATGGCGTCGATCAGATCGGTCTGGCCGTCACGCGTCAGGCCCAGTCCAACGACCTGGCGATTTCCGAAGGCGCGCGCGCCTTGATGGAGCAGGTCAAGCCGACCCTGCCGCCGGGCACGACGCTGGAAGTCGGGTCCGACAACTCGGTCTTCACCTCTCACGCCATCGACGAGGTCTGGATCACCATCGGCATCTCGATGGCGCTGGTGGCTCTGGTCAACTTCGTCTTCCTGGGCAGCCTGCGCGCGGCGATCATCCCCTCGGTGGTGGCGCCCATCTGTCTGCTGGCGACCTTTATCGTCCTGGCCCCGCTCGGCTTCTCGCTGAACCTGCTGACCTTGCTCGCCCTGGTGCTGGCCATCGGCCTGGTGGTCGATGACGCCATCGTGGTGGTCGAGAATATCCAGCGCCGTCTGGATCACGGCGAGCCGCCGCTGATCGCCGCCGAGCGTGGCGCGCGTCAGGTCTTCTTCGCCGTCGTGGCGACGACGGTGGTGCTGCTGTCGGTGTTCGCGCCCCTGCTGTTCCTGCCCGGGTATGTCGGCCGACTGTTCGTCGAACTGGCGGCGGCCATCGCCGCGGCCGTGGCCTTCTCGGCCTTCCTGGCGCTGAGCCTGTCGCCCATGCTGGCGTCCAAGATACTGAAGCCGGCGCAGTCCGGCGGCTGGGTGGCGCGTCGCGTCGACCGGGCCATGGATGCGCTGAAGCACTCCTACGCCAACTCGCTGAACGCCCTGCTGGGCCGTCGCGCCGCTGTCGGCGGGGTGATCGGGCTGATCGTTCTGGTCGCGGCGGGCGCTGCGGGCATCTTCATGGTCCTGCCCAACGAGCTGGTGCCGAACGAGGACCGCGGTCGCGTCCAGATCCGGGTTCAGGGGCCGGAAGGCGCAGGCTTCGACTACACCCGCAAGATCATGCTGGGGCTGGAGCCGATCCTGGCCGAGTACCGCGAGAACGGCGAGGCGGCCAACTACCTGATCTCGTCGCCCGGCTTCGGCGGCGGCAGCTACAACTCCGGCAACGGGGTGCTGAACCTGTCCGACTGGTCCGAGCGCAAGCGGTCGGCCGACGAGATCGCCCAGGAACTGAACGGCAAGCTGCGCAGCCAGACCGACGCCCAGGTCAACGCCTCGACCCCCGGCGCCTTCCAGCGCGGCGGCGGCAACTCCAATTCGGTCGAGATGATCGTCACAGGGGCCGAGTATGGCCCGCTCTACAACTGGCTGCAGCCGATCCTGGCGGCGGCGCAGGAGAACCCTGGCCTGTCGCGTCCGCGTCTCAACTATGAGCCGAACGCGCCGCGCCTGCTGGTCGATGTCGATCCGCAGAAGGCGGCCGCTCTGGGCGTGTCGTCGCAGCAGATCGGCCGGGCGCTGGAGACCATGTTCGGGTCTCGTCGCGCCACCACCTACATCAAGGGCGGTCAGGAATACGACGTCATCCTGCAGACCGATCGCGACAACCGTCGCGGCGTGGGCGATCTGGAAGCCCTCTATGTCTCGACCGGCGCGGGCCAGCTGGTGCCGTTGTCGGCGGTGGTCACGACCCAGACGTCCGGCGATACGCCTGACCGTCGCCGTCTGGACCGCCAGCGGGCCATCACCCTTCAGGCCGACCTGAACCCCGGCACCACCATCGACGACGCCGTGGCCTTCCTCAACGCCGAGGTCGCCAAGCAGCCGCAGGGCCTGGCGACGGTCCGCTGGGGCGGCGCGGCGCGGGATCAGCAGGAAGCGGGCAGCGCCGTAGGCTGGGCCTTTGGTCTGGCCCTGCTGCTGGTCTTCCTGGTGCTGGCGGCCCAGTTCGAGAGCTGGATCACCCCGGCGGTCATCATGCTGACGGTGCCATTGGCGGCGGCTGGGGGGCTGTTCGGCCTGTTGATGGCCGGCTCCAGCCTGAACATCTACAGCCAGATCGGCCTGATCATCCTGATCGGGGTGGCGGCCAAGAACGGGATCCTGATTGTCGAGTTCGCCAACCAGCTGCGCGATCAGGGGCGGACCATCCGTGAGGCGATCATCGAGTCGTCGTCGCTGCGCCTGCGCCCGATCATCATGACCTCGATCGCCACCGCCTTCGGCGCCCTGCCACTGATGCTGTGGCAAGGCGCGGGCGCGGGCAGCCGCCAGACCATCGGCGTGGTCATCTTCACGGGGGCCATGTTCGCCACCATGCTGACCCTGTTCGTGGTGCCGGTCATCTATGGCGTGCTGGCGCGTTTCACCAAGTCGCCGGAATACACCGCTCGCAAGATCGAGGAGTGGGAGGCCCAGGAGATCGCCGACGGCAAGACGCCGGACATGACCCCCGGCTAA
- a CDS encoding cytochrome c family protein encodes MRTILAISAVLTASLALAACGDNSAPAADATPKAPPPPAATEAEKLAMLAALPAPYNAGDLENGRRAFARCRSCHTITPGGPNMAGPNLYGVFGRQAGALDKYSYSHALRTAGFAWDADKLDHWLENPKTFLPGNKMTFAGLRDATDRRDVIAFLKVETGYTPETAKADAAATAPAS; translated from the coding sequence ATGCGCACCATCCTTGCAATTTCCGCCGTCCTGACCGCCTCGCTGGCCCTCGCCGCCTGCGGCGACAACTCGGCGCCCGCCGCCGATGCGACGCCCAAGGCCCCGCCCCCGCCCGCCGCGACCGAGGCTGAAAAGCTCGCCATGCTGGCCGCCCTACCCGCCCCCTATAATGCCGGCGACCTTGAAAACGGGCGTCGCGCCTTCGCCCGCTGCCGGTCCTGCCACACCATCACGCCGGGCGGGCCGAACATGGCGGGGCCGAACCTTTACGGCGTCTTCGGCCGTCAGGCCGGGGCGCTGGACAAGTACAGCTATTCCCACGCCCTGCGCACGGCAGGCTTCGCCTGGGACGCCGACAAGCTGGATCACTGGCTGGAGAATCCCAAGACCTTCCTGCCCGGCAACAAGATGACCTTCGCCGGCCTGCGCGACGCCACCGACCGCCGCGACGTCATCGCCTTCCTGAAGGTGGAGACGGGCTATACCCCGGAAACGGCGAAGGCCGACGCAGCCGCGACGGCCCCCGCTTCCTGA
- a CDS encoding DUF2336 domain-containing protein, which produces MTAYRARLTESDIRRLIKSDAEDERAAAAHKLCRSIDRMALDAADRAAAQKILNVLANDAAELVRRALAVTLKSSDLMPREVARRLVADVDSVALPIIGCSPAFTDDDLIEIIRAGSAVRQNAVAGRDRVPRDVATVLATEGCQSAVRTLAANDNADISEDALGVVIDRFGQTPEIVSAIAYRQVLPLSVTERLVALASDAVREHLVTRHAVAPETAIQFARFTRERVTVDLVDQARVSNDLPAFVAGLNARKALNASLLLRALARGQMALFEHALAELTGTPHHRAWLMVHDAGPLGLKAIYDRAGLPPRLFQAFRAGVDTWRALQAEGGDTASEAFRQRMLERFLSQRPNTSRDDLAYLMERLDRPPALDVEAAAVSAA; this is translated from the coding sequence ATGACCGCCTACCGCGCCCGACTGACGGAAAGCGACATCAGGCGTCTGATCAAGTCGGACGCGGAAGACGAGCGAGCGGCGGCGGCGCACAAGCTGTGCCGCAGCATCGACCGCATGGCTCTGGATGCGGCGGACCGGGCGGCGGCGCAAAAAATTCTGAACGTCCTGGCCAACGACGCTGCCGAGCTGGTGCGGCGCGCCCTGGCCGTGACGCTGAAGTCCTCTGATCTGATGCCGCGAGAGGTGGCGCGCCGCCTGGTCGCCGACGTCGACAGCGTGGCTCTGCCGATCATTGGATGCTCGCCGGCCTTCACCGACGACGATCTGATCGAGATCATCCGTGCCGGATCGGCGGTGCGTCAGAACGCGGTGGCGGGCCGTGACCGCGTCCCGCGCGACGTCGCCACCGTGCTGGCGACCGAGGGGTGCCAGTCGGCGGTGCGGACGCTGGCGGCCAATGACAATGCGGACATTTCCGAGGACGCCCTGGGCGTGGTCATCGACCGCTTCGGTCAGACCCCCGAGATTGTTTCGGCCATCGCCTATCGTCAGGTTCTGCCCCTGTCGGTGACGGAGCGCCTGGTGGCCCTGGCCAGCGACGCGGTGCGTGAGCATCTGGTCACGCGTCACGCCGTGGCGCCGGAGACGGCCATTCAGTTCGCCCGGTTCACGCGCGAGCGGGTGACGGTCGATCTGGTCGATCAGGCGCGGGTCAGCAACGACCTGCCGGCCTTTGTCGCCGGACTGAACGCCCGCAAGGCGCTGAACGCCTCTCTGCTGCTGCGCGCCCTGGCGCGGGGGCAGATGGCCCTGTTCGAACACGCCTTGGCTGAGTTGACCGGCACGCCGCATCATCGGGCCTGGTTGATGGTGCATGACGCCGGGCCGCTGGGGCTGAAGGCCATTTACGACCGGGCCGGTCTGCCGCCGCGCCTGTTCCAGGCCTTCCGCGCGGGCGTCGATACCTGGCGCGCGCTTCAGGCCGAGGGCGGAGACACGGCCAGCGAGGCCTTCCGCCAGCGGATGCTGGAACGGTTCCTCAGCCAGCGCCCCAATACGTCGCGCGACGACCTGGCCTATCTGATGGAGCGGCTGGATCGTCCCCCGGCCCTCGACGTCGAGGCGGCGGCCGTCAGCGCCGCCTGA
- a CDS encoding class II aldolase/adducin family protein, translating into MADGSAASLKSRVSEAEWQARVELAALYRLVALHGWDDMIFTHVSARVPGPEHHFLINPYGWYFDEITASSLVKVDLDGNIVQDTTSFINPAGFTIHSAVHAAREDAKFVIHLHTVNGVGVAAQQHGLLPISQNACLLQHQVAYHGYEGLALNHDERERLVADLGDKPLMLLRNHGTMAVGETAAQAWVGIFFLERACAQQVAALSGGRENVLIAPDAAQAETKDQGRGIGFVSSLAWPGALRQLERKSPGYDV; encoded by the coding sequence ATGGCGGATGGATCGGCGGCGTCGCTGAAGTCGCGGGTGTCGGAGGCCGAGTGGCAGGCGCGCGTTGAACTGGCGGCGCTCTATCGGCTGGTGGCGCTGCACGGCTGGGACGACATGATCTTCACCCACGTCTCGGCCCGCGTGCCGGGGCCGGAGCATCACTTCCTGATCAATCCCTACGGCTGGTATTTCGACGAGATCACCGCCTCTTCCTTGGTGAAGGTCGATCTGGACGGCAACATCGTTCAGGACACGACCAGCTTCATCAATCCGGCCGGCTTCACCATTCACTCGGCGGTGCACGCCGCGCGCGAGGACGCCAAGTTCGTCATCCACCTGCATACGGTGAACGGGGTGGGGGTGGCGGCCCAGCAGCATGGTCTGCTGCCCATCAGCCAGAACGCCTGCCTGCTGCAGCACCAGGTGGCCTATCACGGCTATGAAGGTCTGGCGCTGAACCACGACGAGCGCGAGCGTTTGGTGGCCGATCTGGGCGATAAGCCCCTCATGCTGCTGCGCAACCACGGCACGATGGCGGTCGGTGAGACGGCGGCCCAGGCCTGGGTCGGGATCTTCTTCCTGGAACGGGCCTGCGCCCAGCAGGTGGCGGCTCTGTCGGGCGGGCGCGAGAATGTCCTGATCGCGCCGGACGCGGCCCAGGCCGAGACGAAAGATCAAGGACGCGGCATCGGCTTTGTCTCGTCGTTGGCCTGGCCGGGGGCTCTGCGTCAGCTGGAACGAAAATCGCCGGGCTACGACGTGTGA
- a CDS encoding transglycosylase SLT domain-containing protein: MSVGAIPSSGGVEAAIRRASSTTGVDFDFLMKTARRESAMNPSARAGTSSASGLFQFIEQTWLATVKQHGAKHGYGQYADLIQRGDDGRWRVQGSARNVVLDLRFDPQAASTMAAELTASNAAYLRGRTGQEPGAGDLYAAHFLGPAGAAKLMEAMQSRPGASAVSLFPDAASANRSIFYRNGRHATVAEVHANLQRTAGEGAPAAGVGSTLSTSPDLSDKDRMLAARLDRLKQDQSLLALLLGQDGQGGKSSGFGGAFGPPSETAA; encoded by the coding sequence ATGAGCGTAGGAGCGATTCCATCATCCGGCGGGGTTGAGGCGGCCATCCGGCGTGCGTCCAGCACGACCGGCGTGGACTTCGATTTCCTGATGAAGACGGCGCGTCGCGAGAGCGCGATGAACCCGTCCGCGCGGGCCGGCACCTCGTCGGCTTCGGGCCTGTTCCAGTTCATCGAGCAGACCTGGCTGGCCACGGTGAAGCAGCACGGCGCCAAGCACGGTTACGGCCAATACGCCGATCTGATCCAGCGCGGCGACGACGGCCGCTGGCGGGTGCAGGGCTCGGCTCGCAATGTGGTTCTGGACCTGCGCTTTGATCCTCAGGCCGCCTCGACCATGGCGGCGGAGCTGACCGCCTCAAACGCCGCCTATCTGCGCGGTCGAACGGGGCAGGAGCCGGGCGCCGGCGACCTCTACGCCGCCCACTTCCTCGGCCCGGCGGGCGCCGCCAAGCTGATGGAGGCCATGCAGTCGCGGCCCGGCGCCAGCGCGGTCTCCCTGTTCCCGGATGCGGCCTCGGCCAATCGCTCGATCTTCTATCGCAACGGCCGCCACGCCACGGTGGCCGAGGTCCACGCCAACCTGCAACGCACGGCGGGCGAGGGGGCGCCGGCGGCGGGTGTCGGTTCGACGCTGAGCACGAGTCCGGATCTGAGCGACAAGGATCGGATGCTGGCGGCACGGCTGGATCGGTTGAAGCAGGACCAGAGCCTGCTGGCGCTTTTGCTGGGTCAGGACGGCCAGGGCGGCAAGAGCAGCGGCTTCGGCGGGGCCTTCGGACCGCCCTCGGAGACGGCTGCGTAA
- a CDS encoding DUF2336 domain-containing protein encodes MSTVVPLDPEKPSQAVPLAGLNQLLDLARTRSPDDQHRLLMGVASLYESAADHGGAPDALADIFIALTRSAEREIRQVLAQRLAKAEWAPAALVRMLAADEIQIARPVIAASPLLLDDDLLHLLADCSIEHQIQVALRPDLGAAVARAIVAGRDPAVMTALATNRSARIEAEAFAELVDQSRQLAALRAPLTRHPSLDEDLALRLYQWVGEALRQAISDRFTLDPAQLAQAVQDAAQTSVRATAAEWDTASPRADDSDARLVAKLHAAGQLRPAYLIRALREEKLGVFAHGLAVLGRFEVSQIHRALAGDTARPLFLACIAVGLDRAAFPALLTEIRKLNKGFPRDPDSSAWRLAERSADQAAYEFRLLMADIDAASV; translated from the coding sequence GTGTCCACAGTCGTCCCGCTAGACCCCGAAAAGCCCTCGCAGGCGGTGCCCTTGGCAGGTCTGAACCAACTGCTGGACCTGGCCAGGACGCGCTCGCCCGACGATCAGCATCGCCTGCTGATGGGGGTGGCCAGCCTCTATGAATCCGCCGCCGACCATGGCGGCGCGCCCGACGCCCTGGCCGACATCTTCATCGCGCTCACCCGCAGCGCCGAGCGCGAAATCCGCCAGGTTCTGGCCCAGCGGCTGGCCAAGGCGGAATGGGCGCCCGCCGCCCTGGTGCGCATGCTGGCCGCCGACGAAATCCAGATCGCCCGCCCCGTGATCGCCGCCAGCCCCCTGCTGCTGGATGACGACCTGCTGCACCTGCTGGCTGACTGTTCGATCGAGCACCAGATTCAGGTCGCCCTGCGCCCCGACCTCGGCGCCGCCGTGGCCCGCGCCATCGTCGCCGGACGCGATCCGGCGGTCATGACCGCGCTCGCCACAAACCGCAGCGCCCGGATCGAGGCCGAAGCCTTCGCCGAACTGGTGGATCAATCCCGCCAACTGGCCGCCCTGCGCGCGCCCCTGACCCGCCACCCGTCGCTGGACGAAGACCTGGCGCTGCGCCTGTATCAATGGGTCGGCGAGGCCCTGCGCCAAGCGATCAGCGACCGCTTCACCCTCGACCCCGCTCAACTGGCGCAGGCCGTTCAGGACGCCGCTCAAACCTCCGTCCGAGCCACCGCCGCCGAATGGGACACCGCGTCGCCTCGCGCCGACGACTCCGACGCCCGACTGGTGGCCAAGCTTCACGCGGCGGGCCAGCTGCGTCCGGCCTATCTGATCCGTGCCCTGCGCGAGGAAAAACTGGGCGTCTTCGCTCACGGCCTGGCGGTTCTGGGCCGCTTCGAGGTGTCGCAGATTCACCGCGCCCTGGCCGGAGACACGGCCCGCCCGCTGTTCCTGGCCTGCATCGCTGTAGGCCTGGACCGCGCCGCCTTCCCCGCCTTGTTGACCGAGATCCGCAAGCTGAACAAAGGCTTCCCGCGCGATCCTGACAGCTCGGCCTGGCGTCTGGCCGAACGCTCGGCGGATCAAGCCGCCTATGAATTTCGTCTGCTGATGGCCGACATCGACGCCGCTTCCGTTTGA